A window of the Luoshenia tenuis genome harbors these coding sequences:
- a CDS encoding tRNA threonylcarbamoyladenosine dehydratase, translating into MENQLEKSRTAMLIGGEGIAALARARVLLIGLGGVGGHAAEALLRAGVGHLTVMDGDSVSLSNLNRQLVATQRTLGQNKALAMEQRLRQIFPDADITALAQNYTPDNGAEILSRGFDYVADAVDDVRAKLDLARRCSEMGIRLVASMGAGNRLDPTAFRVGDIFKTTGDPLARKIRRELREMGIKKLKVVYSTELPHKPDLSFRPEQDAAAHPPGSIAFVPAAAGLALAGAVVNDLLSAVNKKEGA; encoded by the coding sequence TTGGAGAACCAGTTGGAAAAAAGCCGCACGGCCATGCTGATCGGCGGCGAAGGGATCGCGGCTTTAGCCCGTGCCCGGGTGCTGCTGATCGGCCTTGGCGGGGTAGGCGGGCACGCGGCCGAGGCGCTGCTGCGCGCGGGCGTAGGGCACCTGACGGTGATGGATGGGGACAGCGTTTCCCTCAGCAATTTGAACCGCCAGCTGGTGGCTACGCAAAGGACGCTGGGGCAAAATAAGGCGCTGGCAATGGAGCAGCGGCTGCGCCAGATCTTTCCGGATGCGGATATTACCGCTTTGGCGCAAAACTATACGCCGGATAACGGGGCGGAGATTTTGAGCCGGGGCTTTGATTATGTGGCCGATGCGGTGGACGATGTGCGCGCCAAGCTGGACCTGGCCCGGCGCTGCAGCGAAATGGGGATAAGGCTGGTGGCCAGCATGGGCGCGGGCAACCGCCTGGACCCCACGGCCTTTCGCGTTGGGGATATTTTTAAGACCACGGGCGATCCGCTGGCCCGCAAGATTCGGCGAGAGCTGCGGGAAATGGGGATCAAAAAGCTAAAAGTGGTCTATTCTACAGAGCTGCCGCATAAGCCGGATTTAAGCTTTAGGCCCGAGCAGGACGCGGCGGCCCATCCGCCGGGCAGCATCGCTTTTGTGCCCGCAGCTGCCGGGCTGGCGCTGGCCGGCGCGGTGGTGAACGACCTACTATCCGCAGTGAATAAGAAGGAAGGTGCGTAA
- a CDS encoding serine hydroxymethyltransferase — protein sequence MDFRTIRQADPEMADALQKELGRQRDHLELIASENFVSPAVMAAAGSHLTNKYAEGYPGKRYYGGCEFVDIAEDLARDRAKELFGAEHANVQPHSGAQANMAVYFAMLRPGDTIMGMNLAHGGHLTHGSPVNMSGSYFNIVPYGVREEDGRIDYEELERLAKENKPKLILAGASAYPRTIDFERFRKIADEVGALFMVDMAHIAGLVAAGEHPNPVPYADFVTTTTHKTLRGPRGGLILCKAEYAKAIDKAIFPGTQGGPLMHIIAAKGVCFKEALGEGFKAYQHQIVLNAAALAKGLNAKGINLVSGGTDNHLLLVDLRAQELTGKLVEKLLGQANITVNKNAIPFDPQKPFVTSGIRLGTPALTTRGMKEPEMEKIAGFIARVILEGECCIDEVRAQVLELCRSFPLYEGDTID from the coding sequence ATTGATTTTCGCACCATTCGCCAGGCGGACCCTGAGATGGCCGACGCGCTGCAAAAGGAGCTGGGCCGCCAGCGGGACCATCTGGAACTGATCGCCTCCGAGAACTTCGTCAGCCCCGCGGTGATGGCCGCGGCCGGCAGCCACCTGACCAATAAATATGCGGAAGGGTATCCCGGCAAGCGCTACTATGGCGGCTGCGAATTTGTGGATATCGCCGAGGACCTGGCGCGCGACCGGGCCAAGGAGCTGTTCGGCGCCGAGCATGCCAACGTGCAGCCCCACTCCGGCGCGCAGGCCAATATGGCGGTTTACTTTGCCATGCTGCGCCCGGGCGATACCATCATGGGCATGAATCTAGCCCACGGCGGCCACCTGACCCACGGCAGCCCGGTCAATATGTCGGGCAGCTACTTTAACATCGTGCCCTACGGCGTACGCGAAGAAGATGGCCGCATTGATTATGAGGAGCTAGAGCGGTTGGCCAAGGAAAATAAGCCCAAGCTGATCCTGGCGGGCGCCAGCGCCTATCCCCGCACCATCGATTTTGAACGTTTCCGTAAAATTGCCGATGAAGTAGGCGCGCTGTTCATGGTGGATATGGCCCACATTGCCGGCCTTGTGGCCGCGGGCGAGCATCCCAACCCGGTGCCCTATGCGGATTTTGTGACCACGACCACCCATAAGACCCTGCGCGGCCCGCGCGGGGGCCTGATCCTGTGCAAGGCGGAATATGCCAAGGCCATCGACAAGGCGATCTTCCCCGGCACACAGGGCGGCCCGCTGATGCACATTATCGCCGCCAAGGGCGTGTGCTTTAAAGAGGCGCTGGGCGAGGGCTTCAAGGCCTATCAGCACCAGATCGTGCTAAACGCCGCGGCACTGGCCAAGGGGCTGAATGCCAAGGGCATCAACCTGGTATCCGGCGGCACGGACAACCACCTGCTGCTGGTGGACCTGCGCGCGCAGGAGCTGACCGGCAAGCTGGTAGAAAAACTGCTGGGACAGGCCAATATCACCGTGAACAAAAACGCCATTCCCTTTGACCCGCAAAAGCCGTTTGTAACTAGCGGCATCCGCCTGGGCACCCCGGCGCTGACCACCCGCGGGATGAAGGAGCCGGAGATGGAGAAGATCGCTGGCTTTATTGCCCGGGTGATCCTGGAGGGCGAATGCTGCATCGATGAGGTGCGCGCGCAGGTGCTGGAGCTGTGCCGCAGCTTCCCGCTGTACGAGGGCGACACCATCGATTAA
- a CDS encoding IreB family regulatory phosphoprotein, with translation MSEFNDTIQFQVSRDDEATVRDIMTRVYVALREKGYDPVNQIVGYIISGDPTYITSHQNARYLIRRLERDEILEYVVKFYLDSLHIEEN, from the coding sequence ATGAGTGAATTTAACGATACCATCCAATTTCAAGTATCGCGTGACGATGAAGCGACCGTACGCGATATTATGACCCGGGTTTATGTTGCGCTTCGCGAGAAGGGATACGACCCTGTAAACCAGATCGTGGGCTACATCATCTCGGGCGACCCCACCTATATCACCAGCCACCAGAACGCGCGGTATCTGATCCGCCGGCTGGAGCGGGATGAGATATTGGAGTATGTGGTCAAATTCTATCTGGATAGTCTCCATATCGAGGAAAACTGA
- the aspS gene encoding aspartate--tRNA ligase, which yields METSLSGWKRSCYCAQVEESRAGQEVTLMGWVQRRRNLGGLIFVWLRDRSGIVQLVFDSAQDAALQEQAETIRHEDVLAVKGIVVRRQEKDINKELATGAIEIAVKELKVLSRSENLPFNLDEDTDKVSDALRLKYRYLDLRRPQMQSTFMLRHRVAQLARRYFDEQGFLELETPMLTKSTPEGARDYLVPSRVHPGTFYALPQSPQQFKQLLMLSGFDKYIQIVRCFRDEDLRADRQPEFTQIDLEMSFVEEEDVMQVNEGFVQLVCKEVLGMDLPLPLQRLPYAQAMARFGSDKPDTRFGMELQDLSGAVQGCGFKVFADALAGGGSVRAIVLEGQSLARKELDRLGELVKTYHAKGLAWAVLGQDGVRSPIAKFFSEEQFASVCQAAGAKTGDTLLMVADASDTTVCTALGQLRLELGRRFGLIDESKFNFLWVTEFPLLEWDEEAGRFSAMHHPFTMPMDEDIALLETDPGRVRAKAYDMVLNGTELGGGSIRIHDSALQEKMFGVLGFTKEQAWNQFGYLLEAFKYGTPPHGGMAYGFDRLVMLLSGKDSIRDVIAFPKVQNASCPLTEAPCAVDDKQLRELGLKLDLPEGGEE from the coding sequence ATGGAAACATCGTTATCGGGCTGGAAACGCAGCTGCTACTGCGCACAGGTGGAAGAGAGCCGCGCCGGGCAGGAAGTCACGCTGATGGGTTGGGTGCAGCGCCGCCGCAACCTGGGCGGGTTGATCTTTGTATGGCTGCGGGATCGCAGCGGCATCGTCCAGCTGGTGTTTGACTCGGCGCAAGATGCCGCCCTGCAGGAGCAGGCGGAGACCATCCGCCATGAGGATGTGCTGGCGGTCAAAGGCATTGTAGTGCGCCGGCAGGAAAAGGATATTAATAAGGAGCTGGCCACCGGGGCGATCGAGATCGCGGTGAAGGAACTCAAGGTGCTCAGCCGTTCGGAAAACCTGCCCTTTAACCTGGATGAGGATACCGATAAGGTCTCCGACGCGCTGCGGCTAAAATACCGTTATTTAGACCTGCGCCGGCCTCAGATGCAGTCTACCTTTATGCTGCGCCACAGGGTAGCCCAGCTTGCCCGCCGCTATTTTGACGAGCAGGGCTTTTTAGAGCTTGAAACGCCCATGCTCACCAAGAGCACCCCGGAGGGCGCGCGGGATTATCTGGTGCCCAGCCGCGTGCATCCGGGCACGTTTTACGCGTTGCCCCAGTCCCCGCAGCAGTTTAAGCAGCTTTTGATGCTGTCGGGCTTTGACAAATATATCCAGATCGTGCGCTGCTTCCGGGATGAGGACCTGCGGGCGGACCGCCAGCCGGAATTCACCCAGATCGACCTTGAAATGTCCTTTGTAGAGGAAGAGGATGTGATGCAGGTCAACGAGGGGTTTGTACAGTTGGTCTGCAAAGAGGTGCTGGGAATGGACCTGCCCCTGCCATTGCAGCGGCTGCCCTATGCGCAGGCCATGGCGCGCTTTGGCTCGGATAAGCCGGATACCCGCTTTGGCATGGAATTACAGGATCTGTCCGGGGCGGTGCAGGGCTGCGGCTTCAAGGTATTTGCGGATGCGCTGGCGGGCGGCGGCAGCGTGCGCGCCATCGTGCTGGAAGGGCAAAGCCTGGCCCGCAAGGAGCTGGACAGGCTGGGCGAGCTGGTCAAGACCTACCACGCCAAGGGGCTGGCCTGGGCCGTACTGGGACAGGATGGCGTGCGCTCGCCCATCGCCAAGTTCTTTAGCGAAGAGCAGTTTGCTTCCGTTTGCCAAGCCGCCGGCGCTAAGACCGGCGATACGCTGCTGATGGTGGCCGACGCAAGCGATACCACCGTTTGCACGGCGCTGGGCCAGCTGCGTTTGGAGCTGGGGCGCCGATTTGGACTGATCGACGAGAGCAAATTCAACTTCCTGTGGGTCACGGAGTTCCCGCTTTTGGAGTGGGATGAGGAGGCGGGCCGCTTTAGCGCCATGCACCATCCCTTCACCATGCCCATGGATGAGGATATCGCCCTTTTGGAGACCGACCCGGGACGGGTGCGCGCCAAGGCGTACGATATGGTGCTAAACGGCACGGAACTGGGCGGCGGCAGCATCCGTATCCACGATTCCGCGCTGCAGGAAAAGATGTTTGGCGTGCTGGGCTTTACCAAAGAGCAGGCCTGGAACCAGTTTGGCTACCTGCTGGAGGCCTTTAAATACGGCACGCCGCCCCACGGCGGCATGGCTTATGGGTTTGACCGGCTGGTCATGCTGCTTTCGGGCAAGGATTCCATTCGGGACGTGATCGCCTTCCCCAAGGTACAAAACGCCTCCTGCCCGCTGACCGAGGCGCCCTGCGCGGTGGACGATAAGCAGCTGCGCGAGCTGGGGCTTAAGCTGGACCTGCCGGAAGGCGGAGAGGAATAA
- a CDS encoding SoxR reducing system RseC family protein: MLETGQVISAENGQAQVHFKRTSACERCGACGMLANGQDMIVTLENTIEARPGDQVVVQMQTQGMLQASAIAYVIPLLLLIAGAVLGKLALAPLFAGVESDVVAAISGIALCALGFLGIHLLEPRLRRQKRFQLQMVSVHRAAQGREEEQIDKE, encoded by the coding sequence ATGCTGGAGACCGGACAGGTGATTTCAGCCGAAAACGGACAGGCGCAGGTCCATTTTAAGCGCACATCGGCCTGCGAGCGGTGCGGCGCCTGCGGAATGTTGGCAAACGGGCAGGATATGATCGTTACTTTGGAGAATACTATAGAGGCAAGGCCGGGCGACCAGGTGGTGGTGCAGATGCAGACCCAGGGGATGCTGCAGGCCTCGGCCATCGCCTATGTGATACCGCTTTTGCTGCTGATTGCCGGCGCGGTATTGGGCAAATTGGCGCTGGCGCCACTTTTTGCAGGCGTTGAGAGCGATGTGGTGGCGGCAATCAGCGGGATCGCGCTTTGTGCGCTGGGCTTTTTGGGCATCCATCTTCTGGAGCCCAGGCTGCGCAGGCAAAAGCGCTTTCAGTTGCAGATGGTCTCGGTGCACAGGGCTGCGCAGGGACGGGAAGAAGAACAGATCGATAAGGAGTGA
- the trxA gene encoding thioredoxin yields MAVVTLTKDNFATEVEQAQEPVLVDFWATWCGPCRMIGPVVEQIAEANAGKLKVGKVNVDEQPELSARFGVMSIPTLILFKGGQQVEQVIGANPGALNAMVQNNI; encoded by the coding sequence ATGGCAGTTGTTACGCTGACGAAGGATAATTTTGCAACCGAGGTAGAGCAGGCCCAGGAGCCTGTATTGGTGGATTTTTGGGCGACTTGGTGCGGCCCCTGCCGCATGATCGGCCCGGTGGTGGAGCAGATCGCCGAGGCGAACGCGGGCAAGCTCAAGGTGGGCAAGGTGAATGTGGATGAGCAGCCGGAGCTTTCGGCCCGGTTTGGCGTCATGTCCATCCCCACGCTGATCTTGTTTAAGGGCGGCCAGCAGGTGGAGCAGGTGATCGGCGCCAACCCCGGCGCGCTTAATGCCATGGTGCAAAACAATATCTAA
- the tsf gene encoding translation elongation factor Ts: MITAQQVKELRERTGVGMMDCKRALNEANGDMDKAIELLREKGLAAAAKKAGRIAAEGIVEAYIHMGGKIGVMVEVNCETDFVAKTAEFKAFVRDIAMHIAAANPTYLKKEDVPQDVLDKEMEILRQQALNEGKPEKIVERMVQGRIEKFYKDVCLLEQPFVKDNDKTINQMVQEQIATIGENMNIRRFVRYEMGEGLEKRQDNFVDEVMSQMK; this comes from the coding sequence ATGATTACTGCGCAACAGGTTAAAGAGTTACGCGAGCGCACGGGCGTAGGTATGATGGATTGCAAACGCGCTTTGAATGAGGCCAACGGCGACATGGATAAGGCCATCGAGCTGCTTCGCGAGAAGGGCCTGGCCGCCGCGGCGAAAAAGGCCGGGCGCATCGCTGCCGAGGGTATCGTTGAGGCGTACATCCATATGGGCGGCAAGATCGGCGTTATGGTCGAGGTCAACTGCGAGACCGACTTTGTGGCGAAAACGGCGGAGTTCAAGGCCTTTGTGCGGGATATTGCCATGCATATCGCCGCGGCGAACCCCACTTATTTGAAAAAGGAAGACGTGCCCCAGGATGTGCTGGATAAGGAGATGGAGATTCTGCGCCAGCAGGCTCTCAACGAGGGCAAGCCTGAGAAGATCGTCGAGCGCATGGTGCAGGGCCGTATCGAGAAGTTCTACAAAGATGTTTGCCTGCTGGAGCAGCCCTTTGTTAAGGACAACGATAAGACCATCAACCAGATGGTGCAAGAGCAGATCGCGACCATTGGCGAGAACATGAATATCCGCCGCTTTGTCCGCTATGAGATGGG
- a CDS encoding AI-2E family transporter, translating to MNRKKKIYIIAGLAAAVAIVLAVLWRGMLVNLLWTLLGALFLAYLLNPLVSYLGERAGRDYALFFLMSGILVVLLLIAGVFVPQAGEELAKLVGSLPENMQRLSQIVSSLDQKLQAMNIQVDLAGLVQNYMDQLPELGPQLLEATMSHLQGFLAISPWLFSIPIITFYFLKDKDYFATELTKLIPAGKRAGVKRTLRQIDSALWKYLRGTILLALIMGTLTGAGLAIIGIPYWLLLGILMFFFNFIPYFGPVLAAIPILLASLAGGSWQFIFTLGLLVVTQSLQGAVLAPKITGDSVKIHPLYIMVLLLAAGQLFGVAGMLTSVPIMLMIRIVVKGAYRARVEKKTISPEEMN from the coding sequence ATGAACAGGAAAAAGAAAATTTATATCATAGCCGGGCTGGCTGCAGCTGTGGCGATCGTTTTGGCTGTATTGTGGCGGGGGATGCTGGTGAACCTGCTGTGGACGCTGCTGGGCGCGCTGTTTTTAGCCTATCTGTTAAACCCGCTGGTATCCTATCTGGGGGAACGGGCAGGGCGGGATTATGCCCTCTTTTTCCTGATGAGCGGCATCCTGGTCGTGCTGTTGCTGATCGCCGGGGTATTCGTGCCCCAGGCGGGGGAGGAACTGGCCAAGCTGGTGGGCAGCCTGCCTGAAAATATGCAGCGGCTGAGCCAGATCGTAAGCAGCCTGGATCAAAAGCTGCAGGCGATGAATATTCAGGTAGATCTGGCGGGGCTGGTGCAGAACTATATGGATCAGTTGCCCGAGCTGGGGCCCCAGCTGCTGGAGGCGACCATGAGCCATCTTCAGGGCTTTTTGGCCATTTCACCCTGGCTTTTTAGTATACCGATCATCACCTTTTACTTTTTAAAGGATAAGGATTATTTTGCGACCGAGCTGACCAAGCTCATCCCCGCAGGCAAGCGCGCAGGCGTTAAACGCACGCTGCGCCAGATCGATTCCGCGCTATGGAAATACCTGCGCGGGACGATCCTGCTGGCGCTGATCATGGGTACCTTAACCGGCGCGGGGCTGGCCATTATCGGCATCCCGTACTGGTTACTGCTGGGCATACTCATGTTCTTTTTCAACTTTATCCCGTACTTTGGCCCTGTACTTGCGGCCATCCCCATCCTGCTGGCGTCGCTGGCGGGTGGCAGCTGGCAGTTCATCTTTACCTTAGGGCTGCTGGTGGTGACCCAAAGCCTGCAGGGCGCGGTATTGGCCCCCAAGATCACCGGGGACAGCGTCAAGATCCACCCGCTTTATATCATGGTGCTACTTCTGGCGGCGGGGCAGCTTTTTGGCGTGGCCGGCATGCTGACCTCCGTGCCCATCATGCTGATGATCCGCATCGTGGTAAAGGGTGCCTACCGGGCGCGGGTGGAAAAGAAAACCATCAGCCCGGAGGAGATGAATTGA
- the ruvX gene encoding Holliday junction resolvase RuvX — translation MRAIGLDVGNKRIGIAVSDAMGWTAQPLTVYRRKGEAEDIAALCELIADQQADVLVIGLPKSMDGSLRGQALLTQAFGEKLAAGCGLEPVWWDERMTTNMAHQVLIQADVSRKKRKNVVDKIAAVFILQNYLDYLSMQPQKTK, via the coding sequence ATGCGCGCCATCGGCCTTGATGTGGGCAACAAGCGCATCGGCATAGCGGTTAGCGATGCGATGGGCTGGACGGCGCAGCCGCTTACGGTGTACCGGCGCAAGGGCGAGGCAGAGGATATCGCCGCGCTTTGTGAGCTGATTGCCGATCAGCAGGCGGATGTGCTGGTCATCGGGCTGCCCAAATCCATGGACGGGAGCCTGCGCGGACAGGCTCTGCTGACGCAGGCCTTCGGCGAAAAGCTGGCCGCGGGCTGCGGACTTGAGCCGGTCTGGTGGGATGAGCGGATGACCACGAACATGGCCCATCAGGTTCTGATCCAAGCGGACGTCAGCCGGAAAAAGCGCAAAAACGTGGTCGATAAGATCGCGGCGGTGTTTATCTTACAAAATTATCTGGATTACCTGAGCATGCAACCACAAAAGACGAAGTGA
- a CDS encoding RrF2 family transcriptional regulator — MKLSTKGRYGLRAMFALAKSYGEGPLPLGEVAMQEAISEAYLEQLVLTLRRTGLVRSVRGAQGGYELAKAPEEITVGDIIRALDGPMAPSICVMNEEEGGAKCARSGGCVTQIVWEKIRDGLNEVLDGITLQSMLDDAKRLSAFNTQEKPYKGCVK; from the coding sequence GTGAAACTTTCCACAAAGGGCCGGTACGGCCTGCGGGCGATGTTTGCCCTGGCGAAAAGCTATGGCGAAGGGCCGCTGCCCCTGGGCGAGGTCGCCATGCAGGAGGCCATCAGCGAGGCCTATTTGGAGCAGCTGGTGCTGACGCTGCGCCGGACGGGCCTGGTACGTTCGGTACGCGGGGCGCAGGGCGGTTATGAGCTGGCAAAGGCGCCAGAGGAGATCACCGTAGGCGATATCATCCGCGCGCTGGACGGGCCGATGGCGCCCTCTATCTGCGTGATGAACGAGGAGGAAGGCGGCGCCAAATGCGCCCGCTCGGGCGGGTGTGTGACCCAGATCGTATGGGAAAAGATACGCGATGGGCTTAACGAGGTGCTCGACGGCATCACCTTGCAGAGCATGTTGGACGATGCAAAGCGCCTAAGCGCTTTCAATACACAGGAGAAGCCTTATAAGGGGTGTGTAAAATGA
- the nifS gene encoding cysteine desulfurase NifS: MKKVYLDHAATTHVKSEVLAAMLPVFGQSFGNASSIHAYGREARKLVEDSRERVAKALGAKAEEIYFTSGGTEADNLALKGVAFANQKKGKHIITSAIEHHAVLHTCQWLEKQGFEVTYLPVDEYGRVRVEDFEKAIRPDTILASIMFANNEVGTIEPIEALAKAAHAHGVIFHTDAVQAVGQVEIDVEKMGIDLLSMSGHKIYGPKGVGVLYVKKGIRFEAQMLGGEHERRHRAGTENVPGIVGLATALELATEQMPQENARLIALRDRLIAGLSKIPYAKLNGHPTQRLPNNVNMSFSFIEGEGMLLSLDLMGIAASSGSACTSGSLDPSHVLLAMGLNHETAHGSLRLSLGSDNTQEDIDYVIDKLPGIVERLRQMSPLYTEAKGE, translated from the coding sequence ATGAAAAAAGTATATTTGGACCATGCGGCTACGACCCATGTTAAAAGCGAGGTATTGGCAGCCATGCTGCCGGTGTTCGGCCAGAGCTTTGGCAATGCCTCCAGCATCCATGCTTATGGACGCGAGGCGCGTAAGTTGGTGGAAGACAGCCGGGAGCGCGTAGCAAAGGCGCTGGGCGCGAAGGCGGAAGAGATTTATTTTACCAGCGGCGGCACGGAGGCGGACAACCTGGCGCTTAAGGGCGTGGCTTTTGCCAATCAGAAAAAGGGCAAGCATATCATTACCTCAGCTATTGAGCACCACGCGGTGCTGCACACCTGCCAGTGGCTGGAAAAGCAGGGCTTTGAGGTGACCTACCTGCCGGTGGATGAGTATGGCCGCGTGCGGGTGGAGGATTTTGAAAAGGCCATTCGGCCCGATACGATCCTTGCCAGCATCATGTTTGCCAATAACGAGGTGGGTACCATTGAGCCTATTGAGGCGCTGGCCAAAGCGGCCCACGCGCATGGCGTGATCTTCCATACCGACGCGGTTCAGGCCGTTGGGCAGGTGGAGATCGACGTGGAAAAAATGGGGATCGACCTGCTCTCAATGAGCGGACATAAGATTTACGGCCCCAAAGGCGTGGGCGTACTGTATGTCAAAAAGGGTATCCGCTTTGAGGCGCAGATGCTGGGCGGCGAACACGAGCGGCGCCACCGCGCCGGGACGGAGAACGTGCCGGGCATCGTAGGCCTAGCCACCGCGCTGGAGCTGGCTACCGAGCAGATGCCCCAGGAGAACGCGCGGCTGATCGCGCTGCGGGACAGGCTGATCGCCGGGCTTTCCAAGATTCCTTATGCCAAGCTCAACGGCCACCCGACCCAGCGTCTGCCCAATAACGTGAACATGAGCTTTAGCTTTATCGAGGGCGAGGGCATGTTGCTCAGCCTGGATCTGATGGGCATCGCCGCCTCCAGCGGATCGGCTTGCACCTCGGGCTCGCTGGACCCGTCCCACGTGCTGCTGGCCATGGGCCTGAACCATGAGACGGCACACGGGTCGCTGCGGCTCTCCCTGGGTTCAGATAATACGCAAGAGGATATCGATTACGTGATCGACAAGCTCCCGGGCATCGTGGAGCGCCTGCGGCAGATGTCGCCGCTATATACGGAAGCGAAAGGGGAATAG
- a CDS encoding DUF1292 domain-containing protein, with translation MALADNGEYEVIELIGEDGEGVAFHHLLTFEYNAKHYLALQQVEDEEDMVTIMRIDEEPDGGEVYEVIEDEKELDAAFNEFVAIMEQEEEEE, from the coding sequence ATGGCATTGGCGGACAATGGCGAATACGAAGTGATCGAGCTGATTGGAGAAGATGGAGAGGGCGTCGCGTTCCACCATCTGCTGACGTTTGAGTACAACGCAAAGCATTATCTCGCCCTCCAGCAGGTGGAGGACGAGGAGGATATGGTCACCATCATGCGGATCGATGAGGAGCCTGATGGCGGCGAGGTCTATGAAGTGATCGAGGATGAGAAGGAGCTGGATGCGGCCTTTAACGAATTCGTTGCGATCATGGAACAAGAAGAGGAAGAAGAATAA
- the nifU gene encoding Fe-S cluster assembly scaffold protein NifU: MYTEKVMDHFMNPRNVGEIENADGVGEVGNAKCGDIMKIFIKVEDERIVDVKFKTFGCGAAIASSSVATEMIKGKTIDEALAITNKMVIEALGGLPDVKIHCSVLAEEALRSAIEDYRKNHMQKS, from the coding sequence ATGTATACTGAAAAGGTAATGGATCATTTCATGAATCCGCGCAACGTGGGCGAGATCGAAAACGCAGATGGCGTAGGCGAGGTAGGTAACGCCAAATGCGGCGATATCATGAAGATCTTCATCAAAGTAGAGGATGAGCGGATCGTCGACGTAAAGTTTAAGACCTTTGGCTGCGGCGCAGCCATCGCCTCGTCCAGCGTCGCCACCGAGATGATCAAGGGCAAGACCATTGACGAGGCGCTGGCTATCACCAACAAGATGGTGATCGAGGCGCTGGGCGGGCTGCCGGATGTGAAGATCCACTGCTCGGTTCTGGCCGAGGAGGCGTTGCGCTCCGCCATTGAGGATTACCGCAAAAACCACATGCAAAAAAGCTGA
- the rpsB gene encoding 30S ribosomal protein S2 has translation MSVISMKQLLEAGVHFGHQTRRWNPKMAPYIFTERNGIYIIDLQKTVKKVDEAYMFVRDIAMQGGDILFVGTKKQAQESIEVEAQRCGMYYVNQRWLGGMLTNFKTIKTRIQRLDRIDKMEADGDFEVLPKKEVLQLNAEREKLLKNLGGIRKMPRLPGALFIVDPRKEHIAVSEARALGIPIVAIVDTNCDPDEIDMVIPGNDDAIRAVKLIAGKMADAVLEGRQGEQMEEAEAEAEAVEAAE, from the coding sequence ATGTCCGTTATTTCTATGAAGCAGCTGCTCGAAGCCGGTGTGCACTTTGGCCACCAGACCCGCCGTTGGAACCCCAAGATGGCGCCCTATATCTTTACGGAGCGCAACGGTATCTACATTATCGACCTGCAAAAGACGGTGAAAAAGGTGGACGAGGCCTATATGTTCGTCCGCGATATTGCCATGCAGGGCGGCGATATCCTGTTTGTAGGCACCAAAAAGCAGGCGCAGGAGTCCATCGAGGTGGAGGCGCAGCGCTGCGGCATGTATTATGTGAACCAGCGTTGGCTGGGCGGCATGCTGACCAACTTTAAGACCATCAAGACCCGTATCCAGCGTTTGGATCGCATCGATAAGATGGAGGCCGACGGCGATTTTGAAGTGCTGCCCAAAAAGGAAGTGCTGCAGCTCAACGCCGAGCGCGAGAAGCTGCTCAAAAACCTGGGCGGTATCCGTAAGATGCCCCGCCTGCCGGGCGCGCTGTTCATCGTAGACCCGCGCAAAGAGCACATCGCCGTATCCGAGGCGCGTGCGCTGGGGATTCCGATCGTGGCGATCGTGGATACCAACTGCGACCCGGACGAGATCGATATGGTGATCCCCGGCAATGACGACGCCATCCGCGCGGTGAAGCTGATCGCCGGTAAGATGGCCGACGCCGTGCTGGAAGGCCGCCAGGGCGAGCAGATGGAAGAAGCCGAGGCTGAGGCTGAGGCCGTGGAAGCTGCCGAATAA